The genome window AGAAAGGTACCGATTTCGTCCTGCACCGAATACTCGACGTCATTGTCGACCAGGACGGCATCGTGGGGCAGGCGCTTGAGAAGCGTATCGCGCGCCTTGAGGACAGGATACTTGTGCAAACGGAACAGAAATATCTCAGCCATGTGTTCAAGCTCAAGAAGTTCATCAGCCGCGCGCGCCAGCACGCGTATTACAAGCTCGGCGTCATCGATCATCTCCTGCGCGACCACGGCGGGTATATCGATGAGAACATGGCGCTGCAGTTCAAGGACATCCGGGACCATATCGTGAGCATGGCCGATACGCTCGATCGCGAGCGCGACTCGCTCAATACGATGCTTACGATATTCCTCAATGCAAGCTCCCATAAGCTTACCGAGGTCATGAAGGTGCTCACCATTATCAGCATCGTGTTCATGCCGCTCAATGTCATCGCCGGCATCGGCGGCATGTCGGAATTCTCCATGATGACCAGGCGCATCCCCTGGCCGGTGGCGTACGGCATATTTACCGCAGTGCTCGTCGTTATCGGCTGGTTCACCTACCTCATTATACGCAGGTTCGGCGCAGTGCAGTCGGAGAAAGTGAAGCAGAAAAAAGACGACGCCGAGTGAAGGTCGGCCGTCAATGAAGCGGTGGTATCCCGTGGCGGTATACCGCCTGGCTGCGCCAAAGGCGCACGCCTGGATCGCATGGGCGTTATTTTTGCCCACGTATTTTTTCGCTTTTTTCCAGCGTACGGTCACATCGGTCATCGGCGTTGAGCTTGCCGCCGTGTTCTCGCTTTCCGGTACGGTGACCGGCCTTCTTTCCGCGATGTATTTCTATATCTACGCGATGATGCAGATACCCAACGGCATACTCGCTGATACCGTCGGCCCGCGCCGCATGGTGGTCTTCGGGAGCGTCATTATGGGTGCGGCGACGATAGCGTTCGCATTCCCCGTATCGCTTCCCTATGCAATGGCGATGCGTTTTCTTATCGGCTTCGGGGCGTCGTTCAATTTTATCGCATTGCTCAAGCTACAGACGCGGCTTTTCTCGGGCGCATCGTTCGCATACGTTTCGGGGCTGACCATATTCGTGGGGAATCTCGGCGCATTGTTCGGGGTAGGGCCGTTCGCCGCCATCGCCGGCAATTTCGGATGGCAGAACGCGTTCATCGCGTTCGGTGTGCTCATCCTTCTGTTCGCCGTCGTGCTGTTCTTCTTCGGTACGGATGGACCGGTGCCGGTGCGTGAGAAGCGCTATCGGCTTGCCGACACCATGCGCGAGATCATTGCCGATCGGCGGAATTTCCTTACGTTCATCGCGTTCGCATTTTCCAACGGCCCCTATATCGCGTTCGCATCGCTCTGGGGTGCGCCGTTCTTCATGCATGTGTACGGCATGAACGCGCTTGCCGCATCGGGATTCGTCGTGTGGCTTCCCATCGGCGTTGCGGCGGGGTGTCTCACGAACGGCGTCATGGTCAAGCTGTTCCGGACCGACCGGCGCGCGGTCATTTCCATACTCACGGCAGCGGCGGTGTTCTGGGCGGTGCTCGCGTTCGTGCGCATACCGCCGTCGTATATCATGATCTATCGCCCGCTCCTGTTCCTGCTCGGCTTCTGCATCGCATCGCTCAATATCATATTCACGACGATACGCTCGTTCACGCCGTCATCGATGACGGGGACGGCCTTTGCGTTCACGAATATGGGCGGTTTCATCATGATATCGATACTGCAGCCGCTTTGCGGGCGTATACTCGATGCCAGCACGACAATGCATGTAACTGCGCATTCGGCCGGCATACCGATATATCCGTATAAGGGATACCGCATCATGCTTGTGTTCCTTCTGACGCTTCACGTGCTGGCGATCATCTCGTATTGGTCCGTGGGAATGCATACGAAAAAGCATTCACTTCCGTAGCGCGATCCGCCCGCGTAGATATGGCAGCATGCACTTCATTTTCGGTTCGCATCGCGGAACGCGAGATACTCCCTCGTTGTCCGTTCCCCTTCCTCCCACCAGGGCGTCGCTATGCCGTTCTCTGTCAGCGCATGCAATTCGTTTTTTTCGTCGTTCGACATGAATGCCGGCCGTTCGTTCTCGAATGCACTTCCCGCGAGCGGAAAGAAGTGATGCATCTGGAAGCGTATGGCGTAGCGCTTATGCCAATCGCGCATGGCGGTAAAGACGATGCGTCGATCTGCTTCTGTTTCGCCGGGGAGTGCGACGATGATATCGATGGTGACGGCGAATTCGCGGACGGCGCATGCTATCGCACGGGCAACATCCTGCATGGTGTGGTCGCGCCCGAGCACCGCGAGCCGCTCATCACCCATGGTCTGAAGGCCTATGGTCAGCCGCTTATTGCTTACAAAGCGTTTGAGGAGATGTATCGCCTCATCGGTTATAGTTTTCGGGTGAAGCTCGGACGGGAATATCCCGTATTCGATATGCGTACAGTTCGCCTTCTTCGCTTCTTCGAGCAGTACTTCAACCGAGGAAAGTCCGTCGCCGTATTCGAGTGCTGAGGAGGTGATAAAACCGACGCGTGTCGCTCTGCGGGCGGTGAATTCGCGGAAGTAGCCCTTCACCGATGCGAGCGACCGATGTGCGAACGGGATACGTCCGGTGGCGCAATACAGGCATGCGTTCTTGCAGCCGCGGTTCATCTCGAGCGGGGGTATCGTTTTGAGGCGTCGCGAAAAGGGGAGATGCGATGAGAATCGCTCATTGTCGAACGCTCCCCGCACAATGCCGATGTCCCCTCTCGCGAGCATTGCGGCGAGCTTGAGCATGCTGTCTTCGCCGGCACTCGTTGCGGCTATCGAGAAACCTGCGCGTATCGTGCCTTCCGGGTCGGCGTCCGCGTGTGGTCCGCCGGCAACGGTAATGATATCCTTTTGTAATGCGGCTATTTCCCGCACGACGGTCGGCAGATGCGGCGTCATGAATGAATAAAGGACGACATCACCCGGCTTTGCGGAAGCAGAGAGCTCATCGGCGCCCTCGGCAATGCGAATAGAGAATTGTTCATCGATGCTGCTCTGTTCCCACACGGAAAGCAGGAGCGGCCACGTGAGCCGGTTATAGTGCGTGATACGGATAAAAACGGTACGTTCCACGTTCACCGATCTATCGAGTGCTCATATGTCGGGACAGTGGGATTCGAACCCACGACCACTTGCCCCCCAGACAAGTACGCTAGCCAACTGCGCCATGTCCCGATACCTGTGATGTGCCGCGCCCCAACATACACGCGGTGGAACATCGAATGCGTTGCGGATTATACGCGCTTGCGCATGAAAATGCAAGCGAGAACTTGTGCCGGCACTTGTGCATACGTGCGCTCACGGCATATTGTGCCGCCGTTTCGATTGACGAAATCGTTCGTTTTGTTATACTATCCGCATTGTTTTGATCGATATCGTTCCTTATTGATGTGCGTCTCAATAGGGAGCGTTTACTTTCAGAGCGCACGATACTCACGGAGGCCATTCCATGGATCTTGATATAGCACGCGTTCGTTTTCAATACCATGTCGGTAAATTCCGATACGATGAATCTATCGGACTTGTTCCGGGCGACAAATGCATCGTGAACACGGAAGAAGGGCAGGAGATCGGCACGATACTGAACTTTTCCAAGGTCGCCGATGTGAACACCGAGCTTCTTGTTTATTTCGATGAGAGCGGACGCGTACAGAACGGGTATGCGGACAAGGACGCCGAGGGGAGCGATGAGCGCCGCGGGCGCTTTAACGGACCGCAGAACGCCGACAGGAAAGCGGTGCCGCGCGTCAAGAACGATCCGCATAAGATATACGAACTGGTGCGCAAAGCGACCGCGGACGATCTTACGAAGGACGCGGAGAACGAGAAGCTTGCATTGGAAGCGGCGAAGATATGCCGCGAGAAGATAACCGCGCATACGCTTGAGATGAAGCTCGTCGGGGCGCATTACTATTTCGACCGCTCGAAGCTCCTTTTCGAATTCATCGCCGAGCATCGCGTCGATTTCCGGGAACTGGTGAAGGACCTTGCCGGTCATTTCCGCACGCGCATCGATCTGCGGCAGATCGGCGTGCGCGATGAGGCGAAGATAGTCGGCGGCTGCGGCGTATGCGGGCGCGACCTCTGCTGTAACTGCATGAAGAGCGACTTCGAGGCCATATCGATAAAAATGGCGCGCGATCAGAACCTTTCGCTCAATACGGCGAAGATATCCGGCCTCTGCGGGCGTCTCATGTGCTGCCTTGCGTACGAGCACAAGACATACTGCGAACTCAAGCACGACCTCCCGCGCATCGGCGATACGGTCGTCTATAATGAGGTGCGTGCCCGCGTGCGCGATATCAATCTCCTCAGCAAGCAGGTGCTCATCGATACCGAGGATGATAGACAGCTTTATGTAAAAGTGGAAGAGCTGACGCGCCACGGTGTTCCGGCGCCGGAACGCAAGGAAGAGACCGCTGTTCCTGATGCGCCTGCATGAACACGGCGACGATATTCATCATAGCGCTCGGGCTCTCCATGGACGCGCTCGCTGTTTCCATGGCGAGCGGTTTCGCCATTGTACGGCTGCGCTTCGGCTATGCGGTGCGCATCGCGCTTTTCTTCGGTGCGTTCCAGGCGCTCATGCCGTTCCTGGGATGGCTCGCCGGGATATCGTTCAGCACGTTCGTGAAGACCATCGATCATTGGATAGCCTTCGGGCTGCTCGCGATCATCGGCGGAAAAATGATATACGAATCGTTCGTCATCGATGCTGCCGAGAAGGAATCGAGCGAGCATAGTCTTATCACGCTCTTGCTCCTCGCGGTAGCCACGAGCATAGACGCCCTCGCGGTCGGACTGACCTATGCATGCCTCAAGGTCGCGATCGTGCGCCCTGTCATCATCACCGGCATTACCACGTTCGTCATTTCGCTTATCGGCGTGTTCGTCGGCAGCAGATTCGGAAAGCATTTTGAGAACAAGATAGAGCTTGTCGGCGGCATCATCCTTGTCGGCATCGGTGTGAAGATCCTTATCGAGCATCTGATAACAAAATAGATCCATGAACTATTGACTTTCCCCCGCTTCGGCAGTATCTTATTTCCAACCGAAAGGTTGCAAAATGAAGATAACCGACGAAGACACACTTGACGATGTCATGTCCGCACCGCCGCCGCCCGTTATTGAGCTCATGCGTGCGCTCAGCGGGGATATCATCATACTCGGCATTGCCGGTAAAATGGGCGTTCAGCTCGGGATGATGGCGCTTCGTGCGTCCCGCGATGCCGGGGTGAAGCGGCGCATTATCGGCGTATCGCGCTTTTCCGATG of Spirochaetota bacterium contains these proteins:
- a CDS encoding magnesium transporter CorA family protein — translated: MIRLLTKRHNGKFQYSEMERLISYRKGDTIWADVTDPTEEDMEKLIMSFQLHPLAVEDCLTRVNNIKLDVYDDHLFIVFTSPVIKGVMSQVSIRHLFIFFSREFVITLHSHPMPVLDSLVDRFAKNHTLLEKGTDFVLHRILDVIVDQDGIVGQALEKRIARLEDRILVQTEQKYLSHVFKLKKFISRARQHAYYKLGVIDHLLRDHGGYIDENMALQFKDIRDHIVSMADTLDRERDSLNTMLTIFLNASSHKLTEVMKVLTIISIVFMPLNVIAGIGGMSEFSMMTRRIPWPVAYGIFTAVLVVIGWFTYLIIRRFGAVQSEKVKQKKDDAE
- a CDS encoding MFS transporter is translated as MKRWYPVAVYRLAAPKAHAWIAWALFLPTYFFAFFQRTVTSVIGVELAAVFSLSGTVTGLLSAMYFYIYAMMQIPNGILADTVGPRRMVVFGSVIMGAATIAFAFPVSLPYAMAMRFLIGFGASFNFIALLKLQTRLFSGASFAYVSGLTIFVGNLGALFGVGPFAAIAGNFGWQNAFIAFGVLILLFAVVLFFFGTDGPVPVREKRYRLADTMREIIADRRNFLTFIAFAFSNGPYIAFASLWGAPFFMHVYGMNALAASGFVVWLPIGVAAGCLTNGVMVKLFRTDRRAVISILTAAAVFWAVLAFVRIPPSYIMIYRPLLFLLGFCIASLNIIFTTIRSFTPSSMTGTAFAFTNMGGFIMISILQPLCGRILDASTTMHVTAHSAGIPIYPYKGYRIMLVFLLTLHVLAIISYWSVGMHTKKHSLP
- a CDS encoding B12-binding domain-containing radical SAM protein; the protein is MERTVFIRITHYNRLTWPLLLSVWEQSSIDEQFSIRIAEGADELSASAKPGDVVLYSFMTPHLPTVVREIAALQKDIITVAGGPHADADPEGTIRAGFSIAATSAGEDSMLKLAAMLARGDIGIVRGAFDNERFSSHLPFSRRLKTIPPLEMNRGCKNACLYCATGRIPFAHRSLASVKGYFREFTARRATRVGFITSSALEYGDGLSSVEVLLEEAKKANCTHIEYGIFPSELHPKTITDEAIHLLKRFVSNKRLTIGLQTMGDERLAVLGRDHTMQDVARAIACAVREFAVTIDIIVALPGETEADRRIVFTAMRDWHKRYAIRFQMHHFFPLAGSAFENERPAFMSNDEKNELHALTENGIATPWWEEGERTTREYLAFRDANRK
- the ricT gene encoding regulatory iron-sulfur-containing complex subunit RicT, translated to MDLDIARVRFQYHVGKFRYDESIGLVPGDKCIVNTEEGQEIGTILNFSKVADVNTELLVYFDESGRVQNGYADKDAEGSDERRGRFNGPQNADRKAVPRVKNDPHKIYELVRKATADDLTKDAENEKLALEAAKICREKITAHTLEMKLVGAHYYFDRSKLLFEFIAEHRVDFRELVKDLAGHFRTRIDLRQIGVRDEAKIVGGCGVCGRDLCCNCMKSDFEAISIKMARDQNLSLNTAKISGLCGRLMCCLAYEHKTYCELKHDLPRIGDTVVYNEVRARVRDINLLSKQVLIDTEDDRQLYVKVEELTRHGVPAPERKEETAVPDAPA
- a CDS encoding manganese efflux pump MntP family protein — translated: MNTATIFIIALGLSMDALAVSMASGFAIVRLRFGYAVRIALFFGAFQALMPFLGWLAGISFSTFVKTIDHWIAFGLLAIIGGKMIYESFVIDAAEKESSEHSLITLLLLAVATSIDALAVGLTYACLKVAIVRPVIITGITTFVISLIGVFVGSRFGKHFENKIELVGGIILVGIGVKILIEHLITK